attgccctACAGAGAACACACAGTGCTATCACTAGATAGGGTTCTTTCTTCTGTGCAACAGCCCCCTGCACATCTACTGCGCTTGATGACAAATAAGGGAACTAGTCTGGGTGCAAATGGTTGTCGCTTAGATGAGTGAATATTGAATCCTGATGTCCCCAGTACCTTCCAGGAGCCAGACACCCAAGGCAGCAGCTGTTGGGAGAGTTGACATGCTGTAAGGCAGAGCTGTTTGTGTAGAGTTCCCCTAAGGTAGCCTATTGCCTTGTTTTTGCTGTGGGAGATGAGGGCCCATCACCTGCGTTGATGTAAGATTCAACTCTCAGTCTAGTCAGCTTCAGTACACGGAACAGGAAGAGGTGCCAACTTGTTGTGTGCCTCAAGGGCCCAGacatcttgggccagccctgataCTTGCATGAGGTAAAAAAACAGGTTTCTAGGATCAATGAATAAGTATTTCCAAACGATGTGAAGAGTAGCAAAGACATATACTTGTTttgtattgtatgatttttttttaagcatttgttttGAAACTCTATTCCgtcttttcttcctcccttcctctctctctctctctctctctctctaacagtTCCACCAAGTGAAAAGAGTGATGACCATCCTTTTCCTTACTATGGTTATTTCATACTTCAGTTGCATGAAAGCTGCCCCAATGAAAGAAGTGAGCCTCAGAGGACAAGGCAGCTTGGCTTATCCTGGTCTTCGGACACAAGGCCATCTGGAGGACTTGGGGGGCCCCAATGATGCCACGAGAGGACTGACATCGTTGGCAGACACCTTTGAGCATGTCATAGAGGAGCTCCTGGATGAGCAGCAGGCTATCCAGCCCAGCAAGGAAAACAAAGATGCAGACTTGTACTCGTCTCGGGTCATGCTAAGCAGTCAAGTGCCTTTGGAGCCTCCCCTGCTCTTTCTGCTGGAGGAGTATAAAAACTACCTGGATGCAGCAAATATGTCCATGAGGGTCCGGCGCCATTCTGATCCTGCGCGCCGTGGGGAGCTCAGCGTGTGTGACAGCACGAGCGAGTGGGTCACAGCAGCCGAGAAAAAGACAGCAGTGGACATGTCAGGGGCAACCGTTACAGTCTTGGAAAAAGTCCCGGTACCAAAAGGCCAACTGAAGCAATATTTTTATGAGACCAAATGCAACTCAAAGGGTTATACGAAAGAGGGCTGCAGGGGCATAGACAAGAGGTACTGGAATTCTCAGTGCCGAACTACCCAGTCTTACGTGCGAGCTCTCACCATGGATAACAAAAAGAGAGTTGGATGGCGGTTTATAAGAATAGACACTTCCTGTGTTTGTACACTGACCATAAAAAGGGGAAGATAGTGGATTTGTGTTGTATAGATTATATTGAGACAAAAAATTTATCTATTTGTATATATACATAACAGGGTAAATTATTcagtaagaaagaaaataattttatggACTGCATGTATAAATGAagtttatacag
The Pogona vitticeps strain Pit_001003342236 chromosome 1, PviZW2.1, whole genome shotgun sequence genome window above contains:
- the BDNF gene encoding neurotrophic factor BDNF precursor form isoform X2 — its product is MTILFLTMVISYFSCMKAAPMKEVSLRGQGSLAYPGLRTQGHLEDLGGPNDATRGLTSLADTFEHVIEELLDEQQAIQPSKENKDADLYSSRVMLSSQVPLEPPLLFLLEEYKNYLDAANMSMRVRRHSDPARRGELSVCDSTSEWVTAAEKKTAVDMSGATVTVLEKVPVPKGQLKQYFYETKCNSKGYTKEGCRGIDKRYWNSQCRTTQSYVRALTMDNKKRVGWRFIRIDTSCVCTLTIKRGR
- the BDNF gene encoding neurotrophic factor BDNF precursor form isoform X1 yields the protein MFHQVKRVMTILFLTMVISYFSCMKAAPMKEVSLRGQGSLAYPGLRTQGHLEDLGGPNDATRGLTSLADTFEHVIEELLDEQQAIQPSKENKDADLYSSRVMLSSQVPLEPPLLFLLEEYKNYLDAANMSMRVRRHSDPARRGELSVCDSTSEWVTAAEKKTAVDMSGATVTVLEKVPVPKGQLKQYFYETKCNSKGYTKEGCRGIDKRYWNSQCRTTQSYVRALTMDNKKRVGWRFIRIDTSCVCTLTIKRGR